From the genome of Anaerolineae bacterium, one region includes:
- the tatA gene encoding twin-arginine translocase TatA/TatE family subunit, translated as MFGIGMPELIIILVIILIIFGAGKLPEIGAGVGKAIKNFKGATSENEEKKKEKIDEGNKS; from the coding sequence ATGTTTGGAATCGGCATGCCGGAACTAATCATTATTCTCGTTATCATTCTGATAATTTTTGGAGCTGGTAAACTTCCTGAAATTGGAGCAGGTGTAGGCAAGGCCATAAAAAACTTCAAGGGTGCCACATCAGAAAACGAGGAAAAAAAGAAAGAAAAAATTGATGAAGGAAATAAATCCTAA
- the ettA gene encoding energy-dependent translational throttle protein EttA, whose protein sequence is MSIEPEKIIYTMSRVSKAYQNKPVLKDISLSYFLGAKIGVLGLNASGKSSLLRIMAGVDQEYDGKAVLSPGYTLGFLEQEPLLDSDKTVKAVVEEGLLEVVDLVAEYNKISEKFAEPMSDDEMNQLIERHGELQEKIDHLDAWDIDARLEMAMDALRCPPGDTPINVISGGEKRRVALCRLLLQKPDILLLDEPTNHLDAETIAWLEHHLQQYKGTVIAVTHDRYFLDNVAGWILELDRGHGIPWKGNYSSWLEQKQLQLNQEEKSESKRQKALQRELEWISMSPKGRQAKGKARINAYETLLSQNYEKGAKDLEIYIPPGPRLGKVVIQAENLSKAYGDRLLFEGLTFALPAGGIVGVVGPNGAGKTTLFKIITGLEKPDSGIINIGDTVKLACVDQERDILKPDKTIWEVISGGRDMVELGKIEVNSRAYVARFNFSGSDQQKKVNMISGGERNRVHLACMLKEGANVLLLDEPTNDLDVNTMRALEEALEHFGGCAVIITHDRWFLDRIATHILAFEGDSAVMWFEGNYSDYEADRKKRLGKAAEQPHRIKYRHLTRG, encoded by the coding sequence ATGAGTATTGAACCAGAAAAAATTATTTATACAATGTCAAGAGTCAGCAAGGCATACCAGAACAAACCTGTGCTAAAAGACATATCCCTTTCCTATTTTCTTGGTGCCAAAATTGGCGTCTTAGGATTAAATGCCTCGGGGAAAAGTTCTCTTTTACGTATTATGGCAGGTGTTGATCAGGAATATGACGGAAAAGCCGTACTTTCCCCGGGATACACTTTAGGGTTTCTTGAGCAGGAACCTTTGCTTGATTCAGATAAAACCGTAAAAGCTGTAGTTGAAGAAGGCCTGCTGGAGGTTGTAGATCTTGTTGCGGAATACAATAAAATCAGTGAAAAATTTGCTGAGCCAATGTCTGACGATGAAATGAATCAACTTATTGAGCGCCACGGCGAATTGCAGGAAAAAATCGATCATCTTGATGCCTGGGATATTGACGCGCGTTTAGAAATGGCAATGGATGCGTTGCGCTGCCCTCCGGGAGATACTCCAATTAATGTTATTTCCGGTGGTGAAAAAAGACGTGTGGCTTTATGCAGACTTTTATTGCAGAAGCCGGATATCCTGCTGTTGGATGAACCGACAAATCATCTTGATGCCGAAACCATAGCCTGGCTCGAACATCATCTTCAGCAGTATAAGGGTACGGTGATTGCCGTCACGCATGATCGTTATTTTTTAGATAACGTAGCGGGTTGGATTTTAGAGCTTGATCGAGGACACGGCATCCCGTGGAAAGGCAACTATTCTTCATGGCTTGAACAAAAACAATTACAGCTTAACCAGGAAGAAAAATCGGAATCAAAACGGCAGAAGGCCTTGCAGCGGGAATTGGAATGGATCAGCATGTCACCAAAAGGCCGCCAGGCAAAGGGAAAGGCACGCATTAATGCTTATGAAACTCTTTTAAGCCAGAATTATGAAAAAGGGGCCAAAGATCTTGAAATATATATTCCACCAGGACCACGTCTTGGAAAGGTAGTTATTCAAGCAGAAAACTTGAGCAAAGCATATGGCGATCGCCTTCTCTTTGAGGGATTGACATTTGCTTTACCTGCGGGAGGTATTGTCGGCGTTGTCGGTCCTAACGGCGCGGGCAAAACAACACTCTTTAAAATTATAACCGGTTTGGAAAAACCTGATTCCGGGATTATTAACATCGGGGACACTGTTAAACTCGCTTGCGTTGATCAGGAACGCGATATTCTTAAACCCGACAAGACTATATGGGAAGTGATTTCCGGTGGCAGGGATATGGTTGAGCTTGGGAAAATAGAAGTGAACTCAAGGGCCTATGTTGCTCGTTTTAATTTTTCGGGATCAGACCAGCAGAAAAAAGTAAACATGATTTCAGGCGGCGAGCGTAATAGAGTCCATCTTGCGTGTATGCTCAAAGAGGGCGCCAATGTGTTGCTTTTAGACGAACCTACAAATGATCTTGATGTGAATACAATGCGTGCCCTTGAAGAAGCGTTGGAACATTTTGGAGGCTGCGCGGTTATTATCACTCATGATCGCTGGTTTCTCGATCGCATCGCCACCCATATTCTTGCTTTTGAGGGAGACAGTGCTGTCATGTGGTTTGAAGGCAATTATTCAGATTACGAAGCTGACAGAAAAAAGAGGCTTGGAAAGGCCGCTGAACAGCCCCATAGAATCAAATACAGACATTTGACAAGAGGCTAA
- a CDS encoding anaerobic nitric oxide reductase flavorubredoxin, with protein sequence MNRVNVKNNVAWVGKIDWELRKFHGNEYSTHRGSTYNSYLIKEEKVALIDTVWVPFSKEFCENLTNEIDLSKIDYVIANHAESDHSGALPELMRHIPETPIYCTKNGVKSLKGHYHKDWNFKIVKTGDRLSLGEKELIFIEAPMLHWPDSMFCYLTKDNILFSNDAFGQHYASEHMFNDLVDQFELMTECIKYYANILTPFSKLVDKKIKEVLSFNLPVEIICPSHGVIWRDNPVQIVNKYLEWANDYKENQITILYDTMWNGTRVVAENIATGIKSSDSSVNIKLYNISKTDRSDIITDVFRSKGIVVGSPTINKGILTSVAGILEEIKGLRFAGKKAAAFGSYGWSGESVKVILDILENSGFQIVDQGLKVMWNPDEEDIKSCIEYGKTLSELLS encoded by the coding sequence GTGAATCGAGTTAATGTGAAAAATAATGTAGCCTGGGTTGGCAAGATTGATTGGGAGTTAAGGAAATTCCATGGGAATGAATATTCAACGCACCGGGGTTCAACATACAATTCTTATTTAATCAAAGAAGAAAAAGTTGCATTAATTGATACAGTATGGGTGCCTTTTTCAAAAGAGTTTTGTGAAAACCTTACCAATGAGATTGACCTGTCCAAAATTGATTATGTTATTGCAAATCATGCAGAAAGTGATCATAGCGGTGCATTGCCGGAGCTGATGCGTCATATCCCTGAAACACCGATATATTGTACCAAAAACGGCGTCAAATCATTAAAGGGACATTATCACAAGGACTGGAATTTCAAGATTGTCAAAACCGGAGATCGGCTGAGTTTGGGTGAAAAGGAACTGATCTTTATTGAAGCACCGATGCTCCATTGGCCTGACAGCATGTTCTGTTATCTTACAAAAGACAATATCTTATTCAGTAATGACGCGTTTGGTCAGCATTATGCTTCTGAACACATGTTTAACGATTTGGTTGATCAGTTTGAGCTGATGACGGAATGTATTAAATATTATGCAAACATATTGACTCCGTTCAGTAAACTTGTAGATAAAAAAATTAAAGAGGTTTTGTCTTTTAATCTGCCTGTTGAAATCATTTGCCCAAGCCATGGTGTCATATGGCGAGATAATCCCGTGCAGATAGTGAATAAATATTTAGAATGGGCTAATGATTACAAAGAAAATCAGATTACCATACTTTATGACACGATGTGGAATGGAACACGGGTAGTGGCTGAGAATATCGCAACAGGCATTAAATCTTCGGACAGTTCAGTTAATATTAAACTTTACAATATTTCCAAAACAGATAGAAGTGATATAATTACAGACGTTTTCAGGTCTAAGGGAATCGTTGTTGGTTCACCGACCATCAACAAAGGTATCCTCACCTCTGTTGCAGGGATTCTCGAAGAAATAAAGGGACTAAGATTTGCTGGTAAAAAAGCGGCGGCCTTTGGAAGCTATGGCTGGAGCGGGGAATCAGTAAAAGTAATTTTGGATATTTTGGAAAACTCGGGGTTTCAAATAGTAGATCAAGGCTTGAAGGTAATGTGGAATCCGGATGAGGAAGATATTAAGAGCTGTATCGAATATGGAAAAACACTTTCTGAACTTTTATCCTAA